A portion of the Candidatus Schekmanbacteria bacterium genome contains these proteins:
- a CDS encoding transcriptional regulator: MPQDKNQALEMFRKKFETYKKIMDAEGEQKAWDTLFEGYPERQKKNMGPLIENTTLADGFSKAIPLYKQIGMEMEVVDISNKGIDAVLEIQKVCPVMGMAKEYGFDEPCHVICEMDIEATKAAFPGTKGEILCAQARGAAVCLFKYERPGK, from the coding sequence ATGCCGCAAGATAAAAACCAAGCGTTGGAGATGTTCAGGAAAAAATTTGAAACATACAAAAAGATTATGGATGCAGAAGGTGAGCAGAAAGCATGGGACACTCTTTTTGAGGGTTATCCTGAAAGGCAGAAGAAGAATATGGGACCACTGATTGAAAACACAACCCTTGCCGATGGCTTTTCTAAAGCAATTCCTCTCTATAAGCAGATTGGTATGGAGATGGAAGTAGTTGACATCTCAAATAAAGGAATTGATGCTGTCCTTGAGATTCAGAAGGTTTGTCCTGTAATGGGTATGGCGAAGGAATATGGTTTTGATGAGCCCTGCCATGTAATATGTGAAATGGATATTGAAGCAACAAAAGCGGCATTTCCGGGAACAAAAGGTGAAATCCTTTGCGCGCAGGCGCGCGGAGCGGCTGTTTGCCTTTTCAAATATGAAAGACCGGGCAAATAG
- the mnmA gene encoding tRNA 2-thiouridine(34) synthase MnmA, producing the protein MNEVKSKKVVVAMSGGVDSSVAAYLLKEKGYEVIGISLQLYDQTCYTGKDFGTCCSISDIKDARRVASKLGIPFYVANFEKEFREEVIEHFLDEYFSGRTPNPCILCNRKIKFKYLLKRAMEIGASYLATGHYAQIVKDEKNGEYLLKKGVDKNKDQSYFLAGIGQDILQKLIFPVGNLKKNEVREIAKKGKLPVWEKRESQEICFVPSNNYREFLKKERPHSTGKAGNIVTSDGKVISTHKGIENYTIGQRRGLGIAAGKPLYVIRINTKKNEIVVGSKEELYKRELVVRNLIWHSKKDIPNKGDKVEIKYRYRSSSAPAEIVSLSKDKLNARFTTPQKSLTPGQEAVFYRGDMVLGAGTIEEAK; encoded by the coding sequence ATGAACGAAGTGAAATCAAAAAAAGTCGTTGTAGCAATGAGCGGAGGCGTGGACAGCTCGGTTGCCGCTTACCTTCTCAAAGAAAAAGGTTATGAGGTCATTGGGATATCACTACAGCTATATGACCAAACCTGTTACACAGGGAAGGATTTTGGCACCTGTTGTTCCATTTCGGATATTAAAGACGCCCGTCGTGTTGCGTCAAAACTTGGCATTCCCTTCTATGTGGCAAATTTTGAAAAAGAGTTCAGAGAAGAGGTAATCGAACATTTCCTCGATGAATATTTTTCAGGGCGCACTCCTAATCCCTGCATTCTTTGTAATAGAAAAATCAAGTTCAAATATCTCCTTAAACGAGCAATGGAAATAGGTGCATCCTATCTTGCAACAGGACACTACGCACAAATCGTGAAAGATGAAAAAAATGGAGAATATTTGTTGAAAAAAGGGGTGGACAAAAACAAGGACCAATCTTATTTCTTGGCAGGCATTGGGCAAGATATATTGCAAAAATTGATTTTTCCTGTGGGTAATTTAAAGAAAAATGAAGTTAGGGAGATTGCCAAAAAAGGGAAACTGCCGGTTTGGGAAAAAAGAGAAAGTCAGGAAATCTGTTTTGTGCCATCAAACAATTACAGGGAATTTCTGAAAAAAGAGCGTCCCCATTCAACAGGAAAGGCTGGAAATATTGTAACGAGTGATGGGAAAGTAATAAGCACTCATAAAGGAATTGAAAATTATACGATTGGACAGAGGCGTGGCTTGGGTATTGCGGCAGGCAAACCACTTTATGTAATAAGAATCAACACGAAAAAGAATGAAATTGTCGTTGGAAGCAAAGAGGAGTTATACAAAAGAGAATTGGTTGTAAGAAACCTCATATGGCATTCCAAAAAGGATATTCCCAATAAAGGTGATAAAGTTGAAATCAAATATCGATACAGAAGCAGCAGCGCGCCGGCAGAAATAGTATCTCTTTCCAAAGACAAACTTAATGCAAGATTTACCACTCCTCAAAAATCATTGACACCGGGGCAAGAAGCAGTTTTTTACAGGGGTGATATGGTTTTGGGCGCAGGCACTATAGAGGAAGCCAAATGA
- the rimO gene encoding 30S ribosomal protein S12 methylthiotransferase RimO, translating to MKREKVKIITLGCAKNTVDSEVLAGILENNGIEVVEDSARAETVIINTCSFIEKAREESIDVILEAALEKTNGNIKKLIVAGCMSERYGQQLAAEIPEIDEILGIDEIPEILNFYKGSKRKRDIISRKSQFLYDHTIPRKKLTPPGVSYIKVSDGCDNRCAYCAIPAIRGNLRSRSIESILNEAENLARNGTVEINLLANDLTSFGKDKNEGENLASLLSALSNIENLKWIRPLYLYPSRIDEKLIETIASKVNICNYFDMPIQHTDNTILQMMERKYKIEEVKETINRIRAIIPDAVFRTTFITGFPAETDERFERIIEFIEEMKLDWIGVFAYSKEEGTKAKNLTPQIPLEKAEERAMKIEEVQKKISAAKLASLRGKRCEAIIEAQTSEKNIYEGRIRSQAPEVDGMAFISGEKLECGKIYTVEIDDTLDFDVWATVCND from the coding sequence ATGAAACGCGAAAAAGTGAAGATAATCACGCTTGGATGCGCCAAAAACACTGTCGATTCAGAGGTATTGGCAGGAATTCTCGAAAACAACGGGATAGAAGTTGTCGAGGATTCCGCTCGGGCAGAAACTGTCATAATCAATACCTGCTCTTTTATAGAGAAGGCACGGGAAGAATCAATCGATGTAATTCTTGAAGCAGCTTTGGAAAAAACGAATGGAAACATCAAAAAATTGATTGTGGCAGGATGTATGTCTGAAAGATATGGGCAACAGCTTGCCGCTGAAATTCCCGAGATAGACGAAATATTGGGGATTGATGAAATTCCAGAAATACTCAATTTTTATAAGGGCAGTAAAAGAAAAAGAGACATTATTAGTAGAAAATCACAATTTTTATATGACCATACAATACCGCGCAAAAAACTTACTCCGCCCGGAGTTTCCTATATCAAAGTTTCAGACGGCTGTGATAACAGATGTGCATATTGCGCCATTCCCGCAATCAGGGGAAATCTACGGTCAAGAAGTATTGAATCAATTTTGAATGAAGCAGAAAATCTCGCAAGAAACGGCACAGTGGAAATCAACCTTCTTGCAAATGATTTGACTTCATTTGGGAAAGATAAGAATGAAGGAGAGAATTTGGCCAGTCTTCTCTCAGCATTGAGCAATATTGAAAATCTGAAATGGATACGCCCCCTTTATCTTTATCCATCAAGAATAGATGAAAAACTCATTGAAACAATCGCCTCAAAAGTGAACATATGCAATTATTTCGATATGCCTATTCAACATACAGACAACACGATTCTTCAAATGATGGAAAGAAAATACAAAATCGAAGAGGTAAAGGAAACTATAAACAGAATCAGAGCTATCATACCTGACGCAGTTTTCAGGACAACATTTATCACAGGTTTTCCTGCAGAAACAGATGAGCGCTTTGAAAGAATAATAGAATTTATCGAAGAGATGAAACTCGATTGGATTGGAGTCTTTGCATACTCAAAGGAAGAAGGCACAAAAGCGAAAAATCTCACACCGCAAATCCCCTTAGAAAAAGCAGAAGAAAGGGCAATGAAAATTGAAGAGGTGCAAAAGAAGATATCTGCAGCAAAACTTGCCTCTTTAAGAGGCAAAAGATGTGAAGCAATTATCGAGGCACAAACATCTGAAAAGAATATCTATGAAGGTAGGATTCGCTCACAAGCCCCTGAAGTAGATGGGATGGCATTCATTAGCGGTGAAAAGCTTGAATGCGGAAAAATCTATACGGTAGAAATCGATGACACCCTCGACTTCGATGTTTGGGCAACTGTCTGTAATGATTAA
- the ruvB gene encoding Holliday junction branch migration DNA helicase RuvB yields MKKEELQIEEKELDLTLRPSAFDDYVGQQNVKENLKVFIEAAKKRGEALDHCLFWGPPGLGKTTLAYIIAREMGVNIRATSGPVIERQGDLVAILTNLKEKDILFIDEIHRLNRTIEEVLYPAMEDFEVDIVIGQGPAARSMKLKLPRFTLIGATTRAGLLTSPLRGRFGIKHRLDFYNEDELSAIVSRSAKILGVKITDEGRYVIASRSRGTPRIANRLLRRVRDYAQIEGDGTIDEEIANSALNKLEIDSQGLDSLDRKLLKVIIEKFNGGPVGVGTISAVINEEKDTIEDVYEPFLIQKGFLERTPRGRTATKLAYTHLGIEPPPDNQTSLF; encoded by the coding sequence ATGAAGAAGGAAGAATTACAAATCGAAGAAAAAGAGCTTGACCTTACTCTGCGTCCTTCTGCCTTTGATGATTATGTTGGACAGCAGAATGTAAAGGAAAACCTCAAGGTTTTTATCGAAGCGGCAAAAAAAAGAGGGGAAGCCCTTGACCACTGCCTTTTTTGGGGACCTCCCGGATTGGGCAAAACTACCCTTGCTTATATAATTGCCCGTGAGATGGGTGTCAATATTAGAGCCACTTCAGGTCCTGTCATAGAAAGGCAGGGCGACCTCGTAGCTATACTTACCAATCTCAAAGAAAAGGATATTCTCTTCATCGATGAAATTCATCGTCTCAACAGGACGATAGAAGAAGTGTTATATCCTGCAATGGAGGACTTCGAGGTTGACATCGTAATAGGGCAGGGCCCTGCGGCTCGCTCTATGAAACTCAAACTTCCACGTTTTACTCTCATTGGTGCAACAACGAGGGCAGGACTTTTGACTTCACCATTGAGGGGAAGATTCGGAATAAAACATCGGCTTGATTTTTACAACGAGGATGAGCTTTCAGCCATTGTAAGCCGCTCAGCGAAAATTCTTGGTGTCAAGATCACTGATGAAGGAAGATATGTTATCGCTTCACGCTCTCGCGGCACTCCAAGAATCGCAAACCGCCTGTTGAGAAGAGTTCGGGATTACGCACAAATTGAAGGCGACGGAACAATAGACGAGGAAATTGCCAACAGCGCACTGAACAAACTCGAAATCGATTCCCAAGGGCTCGATTCTCTTGATAGAAAACTTTTGAAGGTAATAATTGAAAAATTTAATGGCGGGCCTGTTGGAGTGGGAACGATTTCAGCAGTAATAAATGAAGAGAAAGATACAATCGAGGATGTGTATGAGCCTTTTTTGATACAGAAGGGATTTCTTGAAAGGACTCCTCGAGGCCGCACTGCGACGAAGCTTGCATATACACATCTTGGCATCGAGCCTCCTCCAGACAATCAGACATCTCTTTTCTAA
- the ruvA gene encoding Holliday junction branch migration protein RuvA, which yields MIGKIRGILESKKPNQVLVDVNGIGYEVFIPLSTFYKLPEVGSEVLLEVHTHIREDAFELFGFFTPQEKSLFKSLISVSKIGPKLAINIMSGAETEKIAEAIREGDIILLNSIPGVGKKTAERLIYELRDKISADICEGRKAEEGKGVLKSKLTDDVVSALINLGYSKSMAEKAVAKASKNGADGISVEELLKESLKYLVKHSE from the coding sequence GTGATAGGCAAGATTCGTGGAATCCTTGAGTCGAAGAAGCCCAATCAGGTATTGGTAGATGTCAATGGAATTGGCTATGAGGTGTTTATTCCTCTTTCTACATTCTATAAATTGCCTGAAGTAGGAAGTGAAGTATTGTTGGAAGTGCATACTCATATTCGCGAAGACGCATTTGAGCTTTTCGGTTTCTTTACGCCTCAGGAAAAATCGCTTTTCAAATCACTCATCAGTGTTTCGAAGATAGGACCGAAGTTGGCAATAAATATAATGTCTGGCGCTGAAACTGAAAAGATTGCAGAGGCGATAAGGGAAGGCGACATTATTCTTTTAAACTCTATTCCCGGCGTAGGGAAGAAGACTGCTGAGCGGCTCATATATGAGCTTCGGGACAAGATTTCAGCAGATATTTGTGAAGGGAGGAAAGCAGAAGAGGGGAAGGGAGTTTTAAAATCTAAATTGACGGATGATGTAGTTTCTGCCTTAATCAATCTGGGATATTCAAAGAGTATGGCTGAAAAAGCAGTTGCAAAGGCGTCTAAAAATGGTGCTGATGGCATTTCTGTTGAGGAGTTGTTGAAAGAATCGTTGAAGTATCTTGTAAAACATAGTGAATAA
- the ruvC gene encoding crossover junction endodeoxyribonuclease RuvC, translating into MRVLGIDPGTVVTGIGIVEKNGSGMECLYAGRVRTSEKKSLSLRLNNIFDELIKVIEIYSPDESAVENLFFARDAKSALKLGHARGVALLAIEKSGIPVAEYMPTEIKKSVLGYGRGTKEQVQHMVKLMLNLPDKKMLPDITDALAVAICHIHSRETEERLKMAR; encoded by the coding sequence ATGAGAGTATTGGGAATAGATCCGGGAACTGTCGTTACAGGGATCGGGATCGTTGAAAAAAATGGTTCAGGTATGGAATGTCTCTATGCCGGCAGAGTTAGAACTTCCGAAAAAAAAAGTCTGTCTCTGCGCCTCAATAATATTTTCGATGAATTGATCAAAGTTATAGAAATATATTCCCCTGATGAATCGGCAGTAGAAAACCTCTTTTTTGCAAGAGATGCCAAATCAGCTTTAAAACTTGGACATGCACGCGGAGTCGCTCTTCTTGCCATAGAAAAGAGCGGCATTCCTGTAGCCGAATATATGCCTACGGAGATTAAAAAATCCGTTCTCGGATATGGAAGAGGCACAAAAGAACAGGTCCAACATATGGTGAAATTGATGCTCAATTTGCCTGACAAGAAGATGCTTCCTGACATCACAGACGCTTTGGCTGTGGCTATCTGCCATATTCACAGCAGAGAAACGGAAGAACGACTGAAAATGGCAAGATGA
- a CDS encoding YebC/PmpR family DNA-binding transcriptional regulator: MSGHSKWSTIKHKKSKEDAKRGKLFTKLQKEIMVAARLGGGDPEANPRLRTAIAAARSANMPNDNIQRAIKRGTGELPGVTYEQAEYEGYGPGGIAVLVECLSDNKNRTVAELRNLFSKHGGNIGEAGCVSWMFEKKGLIHVEKSKADEEALMEKVIEAGAEDMKTEDDIYEIVTDLESFESVKKALNDASIPMQYAEITMVPKNTVKVDGDKALKVLKLMDVLEDHDDVQHVYSNFDIPDEVMKNLQDQI; the protein is encoded by the coding sequence ATGTCAGGACATTCAAAATGGTCAACAATAAAGCATAAGAAGAGTAAGGAAGATGCAAAAAGGGGAAAGTTGTTCACAAAACTGCAGAAAGAAATTATGGTTGCCGCCCGTCTTGGGGGTGGTGATCCTGAAGCGAATCCCCGCCTTCGCACAGCAATAGCTGCGGCGCGCAGTGCTAATATGCCTAATGACAATATACAGAGGGCAATCAAGAGAGGCACAGGCGAACTGCCCGGAGTTACATATGAACAGGCTGAATATGAGGGGTATGGTCCCGGAGGAATTGCCGTCCTTGTAGAATGCCTTTCTGACAACAAAAATAGAACAGTTGCTGAACTTAGAAACCTCTTTTCAAAGCACGGCGGCAATATTGGTGAAGCCGGATGTGTGAGCTGGATGTTTGAAAAAAAAGGACTCATTCATGTGGAAAAAAGCAAGGCAGATGAAGAAGCACTTATGGAAAAAGTAATAGAAGCCGGTGCTGAAGATATGAAAACAGAAGATGATATATATGAAATTGTAACGGACCTTGAAAGTTTTGAGTCTGTGAAGAAGGCTTTGAACGATGCTTCAATTCCAATGCAATATGCAGAGATTACGATGGTCCCTAAAAACACTGTAAAGGTTGACGGTGATAAAGCGCTTAAAGTACTTAAATTGATGGATGTCCTCGAAGACCATGATGATGTCCAACATGTCTATTCCAATTTCGATATTCCCGATGAAGTAATGAAAAATTTGCAGGATCAGATATGA
- the glnD gene encoding [protein-PII] uridylyltransferase: MIDEKIVSYYKDKLRIGTEKIKEMHYDGAPPESLSNAISCLWDGILRDVFFEVAEKKHFTSKIDTVSVVALGGYGRQTLSPKSDLDIMLLFFEGGDPLINFNQEILHILWDIGFDLGYSIRSTKDCEEMAQNDFKSMTSLLESRFLLGNEKFFKQFISNFRKKIINRRIDAFLREKILDRNERYEEVGRIVQVLEPNVKEGAGGLRDVHTIYWISKASGQIETINDLDKIPILSAEEKETLIKSFRFLWKVRNDLHYLSTSKNDVLSIQYQSKIAENLGYKRIGNKPAVEHFLKDYYSSAKSIAQICTLYIRKMLKKRAPSEKREKILHQKKMKNGLILIDNKLYLPRAGELPKFTLLSSLFEVFKYVEHHNVLVSERLRRFIASTVKDIEATPDEMKKSASIFLDILSSKKSITGLLRLMNELGVIGRLIPEFEELDCLVQFDIYHHYTVDEHTFLALEKVDELLTGKTIYDELLYNVCRMIKRIDLLRFAILLHDIGKSGGKGHVERGAEITSKILERLELNEDDAAVVQKLVSNHLLMMHTAEKRDFSDDVVLGNFADAVENEEELRMLLILTYSDISSVSPHSWNDWRKELIKTLYIKTSKFFERGLHKKIVHDEENRRKMQKVIGKVIQKSGGTITEEEVKTFLSKLPQRYSFSTFASRIYTHYLLLNELKKENKVLTWKALQNDKAGITDFLVCFEGKVGSFSNLCGVVSSKGIAILGAQIFTNEEGYAVDTLQCTFINGKPVDDDEVWEEVCRDLQDVFVGRTKIETILSRKKRYITDGKFDIVKVEDVVEIDNDSSETDTIIEVQAKDRLGLLYDITKVLALMNLDIRLARTITEGIRAVLVFYVGDEKGRKIRDELFLEKLRDNLKESLVEK, translated from the coding sequence ATGATTGATGAAAAGATAGTATCGTATTACAAAGATAAGCTGCGCATAGGCACGGAAAAGATAAAAGAAATGCACTATGACGGTGCGCCGCCTGAATCTCTAAGTAATGCCATCAGCTGCCTCTGGGACGGGATTTTGAGAGATGTCTTTTTTGAGGTTGCAGAAAAAAAACATTTTACTTCAAAAATAGATACAGTTTCAGTTGTAGCCCTTGGAGGATACGGAAGACAAACACTCAGTCCAAAATCTGACTTGGACATTATGCTCCTTTTTTTTGAAGGGGGCGACCCTTTAATAAATTTCAATCAGGAAATTCTCCATATCTTGTGGGACATTGGATTTGACCTTGGTTACAGCATCAGAAGTACCAAGGATTGTGAAGAAATGGCACAGAATGATTTCAAGTCGATGACATCACTGCTTGAATCAAGATTTCTTTTAGGAAATGAAAAGTTTTTCAAGCAATTCATATCTAATTTCAGAAAAAAGATCATAAATAGGCGTATTGATGCTTTTCTTCGGGAAAAAATTCTTGACCGTAATGAGCGCTATGAAGAGGTTGGAAGGATCGTCCAAGTGCTCGAGCCAAATGTTAAAGAGGGGGCCGGCGGATTGAGAGATGTCCACACTATATACTGGATTTCAAAAGCGTCAGGACAAATCGAAACAATCAATGACCTCGATAAGATTCCTATTCTTTCAGCCGAGGAAAAGGAGACTCTTATTAAATCTTTTCGTTTCTTATGGAAGGTGAGAAATGATTTGCATTATCTTTCCACATCAAAAAATGATGTATTATCGATTCAATATCAATCCAAGATTGCTGAAAATCTTGGCTATAAAAGAATAGGCAACAAGCCGGCAGTAGAACATTTTCTCAAAGATTATTATTCGTCCGCAAAATCAATAGCCCAGATATGCACTCTCTACATCAGAAAAATGCTGAAAAAAAGAGCTCCCAGTGAGAAGAGGGAAAAGATTCTTCATCAAAAAAAGATGAAAAATGGACTTATCCTGATTGACAACAAATTGTATTTGCCCCGTGCAGGTGAACTTCCAAAATTTACACTTCTTTCATCGCTCTTCGAAGTTTTTAAATATGTTGAGCATCATAATGTTTTGGTTAGTGAAAGGTTGAGGAGATTCATCGCTTCAACTGTGAAGGATATAGAAGCTACCCCTGATGAGATGAAAAAATCGGCTTCAATTTTTCTCGATATTTTAAGTTCCAAAAAATCGATTACAGGGCTTTTGCGTTTGATGAATGAGTTGGGAGTTATTGGAAGATTGATTCCCGAATTTGAAGAGCTCGATTGTCTTGTGCAGTTTGACATTTACCACCATTATACAGTGGATGAGCACACCTTCCTTGCACTTGAAAAAGTTGATGAGCTTTTGACAGGGAAAACCATTTATGATGAACTTTTATACAATGTCTGCAGAATGATTAAGAGAATTGACCTTCTGCGCTTTGCAATTCTACTTCACGATATAGGAAAATCAGGTGGTAAAGGCCATGTTGAGAGAGGAGCAGAAATTACATCTAAAATTTTGGAACGCTTGGAGCTAAATGAAGATGATGCCGCTGTTGTTCAAAAACTTGTGTCAAACCATTTGTTGATGATGCACACAGCAGAAAAAAGAGATTTTTCCGATGATGTAGTGCTTGGGAATTTTGCCGATGCCGTTGAGAATGAAGAAGAATTGAGGATGCTTCTTATCCTTACCTATTCAGATATAAGCTCAGTTTCGCCTCATTCTTGGAATGATTGGCGAAAGGAATTGATCAAAACGCTTTATATTAAAACAAGCAAATTTTTTGAAAGAGGCCTTCATAAAAAGATTGTCCATGATGAAGAAAATCGCAGAAAGATGCAGAAGGTAATCGGCAAGGTAATACAAAAATCTGGCGGCACGATTACAGAAGAGGAGGTGAAAACCTTCTTGTCGAAACTTCCCCAGCGCTACAGCTTTTCAACATTTGCAAGCCGTATATATACCCATTATCTTTTGCTTAACGAGTTGAAGAAAGAAAACAAAGTATTGACTTGGAAGGCGCTTCAAAATGATAAAGCAGGAATAACCGATTTTCTGGTATGTTTCGAGGGTAAAGTTGGCTCATTTTCAAATCTTTGTGGAGTAGTTTCATCAAAAGGGATAGCTATTTTGGGTGCACAGATTTTTACGAATGAAGAAGGATATGCAGTTGACACCCTTCAGTGTACATTTATCAATGGCAAACCAGTTGATGATGATGAAGTCTGGGAGGAGGTATGTAGAGATTTGCAGGATGTTTTCGTGGGGAGGACCAAGATTGAAACAATATTAAGCAGAAAAAAAAGATACATAACAGACGGGAAATTTGATATAGTTAAAGTTGAGGATGTAGTCGAAATAGACAACGATTCGTCGGAAACAGATACCATTATAGAAGTGCAGGCAAAGGACAGATTGGGCCTCCTTTACGATATAACAAAGGTTTTAGCATTGATGAATCTTGATATTCGGCTTGCCCGCACAATTACAGAGGGAATTAGAGCTGTTTTAGTCTTTTATGTGGGAGATGAGAAGGGCAGAAAAATAAGAGATGAATTGTTCCTTGAGAAATTAAGGGATAATTTGAAGGAAAGTTTAGTTGAAAAATAG